From a single Synergistaceae bacterium genomic region:
- a CDS encoding adenosylhomocysteinase, which produces MDYNISDIALAPAGERKIDWARRYMPVLDGLKRKYEDERPLEGLTISACLHLEAKTACLLILMKELGARVVAAGSNPLSTQDDVCAGLVKNGVSVFSRNGMTTEEYFANARAALAVGPDVVVDDGADLCALLHTEMKDLLPKVRGACEETTSGIKRLRSMAEQGVLAFPVISVNDAHSKYLFDNRYGTGQSVMDGLMRTTNMLVAGKTVVIAGYGWCGRGVAMRASAMGARVIVTEMDPHRAFEALMDGYEVTGMADAAPRGDIFLTLTGNTRVIRKEHFEAMKDGTLLGNAGHFDVEICKKDLANLATSVERPRPGIESYVMSDGRRLHLLGEGRLVNLACADGHPIEIMDLSFALQLESTIYMSRNRMNPGIHDVPREIDRSVVKMKLDSLGIKLDSMTDEQEEYMRSWEE; this is translated from the coding sequence ATGGATTATAATATCTCGGACATAGCCCTCGCCCCGGCGGGCGAGAGGAAGATCGACTGGGCGAGGCGATATATGCCGGTGCTCGACGGCCTGAAGCGAAAGTACGAGGACGAGCGCCCCCTGGAGGGGCTGACCATCTCCGCCTGCCTGCACCTGGAGGCCAAGACGGCATGCCTGCTCATCCTGATGAAGGAGCTGGGAGCGAGGGTCGTCGCGGCGGGCAGCAACCCGCTGTCCACGCAGGACGACGTCTGCGCCGGGCTGGTGAAGAACGGGGTCTCCGTCTTCAGCAGGAACGGCATGACCACGGAGGAGTACTTCGCCAACGCGAGAGCCGCCCTTGCGGTCGGGCCGGACGTGGTGGTGGACGACGGCGCGGATCTCTGCGCCCTGCTGCACACCGAGATGAAGGATCTTCTGCCCAAGGTACGGGGCGCATGCGAGGAGACCACCTCCGGCATCAAGCGCCTGAGGTCGATGGCGGAGCAGGGAGTGCTTGCCTTCCCCGTGATCTCGGTCAACGACGCTCACAGCAAGTACCTGTTCGACAACCGCTACGGCACGGGCCAGTCGGTGATGGACGGGCTGATGAGGACGACCAACATGCTGGTCGCGGGCAAGACTGTGGTGATAGCGGGCTACGGCTGGTGCGGCCGGGGGGTGGCTATGAGGGCCTCGGCGATGGGCGCAAGGGTGATAGTGACGGAGATGGATCCGCACAGGGCGTTCGAGGCCCTGATGGACGGCTACGAGGTGACAGGGATGGCGGACGCCGCCCCTCGGGGGGATATCTTCCTGACCCTGACCGGCAACACGAGGGTCATTCGAAAGGAGCACTTCGAGGCGATGAAGGACGGCACCCTGCTCGGGAACGCGGGTCACTTCGACGTCGAGATCTGCAAGAAAGACCTGGCGAACCTGGCGACATCCGTTGAGAGGCCTCGCCCCGGAATCGAGTCCTACGTGATGAGCGACGGGCGGAGGCTGCACCTGCTAGGCGAGGGGCGTCTTGTGAACCTTGCCTGCGCCGACGGTCACCCGATAGAGATAATGGACCTGAGCTTCGCCCTGCAGCTGGAGTCGACCATATACATGTCGCGAAACAGGATGAACCCAGGGATCCACGACGTGCCTCGTGAGATCGACAGGAGCGTGGTGAAGATGAAGCTGGACTCCCTCGGGATCAAGCTCGACAGCATGACCGACGAGCAGGAGGAGTACATGAGGAGCTGGGAGGAGTAG
- the mtnA gene encoding S-methyl-5-thioribose-1-phosphate isomerase, producing the protein MLLPPIAWVDNRLRLLDQRKIPVSVEYMDCVSAEDVAKAIDTLAVRGAPAIGIAAAYGVALEAPGGREAALAAVKRLASTRPTAVNLFWALKRIEDRMEKTPDDELFDALLAEAFAIHREDLEGNLFMGRAGAELLPKECAILTHCNAGALATGGHGTALGVIRSARDTGKRVKVYACETRPLLQGARLTVWELMQDGIDVTLVCDSMSGALMREGRIDAVIVGADRIAANGDTANKIGTCTHAVLARHFGVPFYVAAPLSTFDPSIASGDAIPIEERDEDEVRRLPSGGLLPDDYSIWNPAFDVTDASLISAIITDKGVVRPPFEEGIASLLSRQEE; encoded by the coding sequence ATGCTTCTCCCGCCGATTGCATGGGTTGATAACCGTCTGCGCCTGCTCGACCAGAGGAAGATCCCCGTGTCGGTCGAGTACATGGATTGCGTCAGCGCCGAGGACGTCGCTAAAGCGATCGATACGCTCGCCGTCAGAGGGGCGCCTGCCATCGGAATCGCCGCGGCCTACGGTGTTGCGCTGGAGGCCCCCGGGGGGAGGGAGGCGGCTCTTGCGGCGGTGAAGCGCCTCGCCTCGACCCGCCCGACGGCGGTGAACCTCTTCTGGGCGTTGAAACGAATCGAGGATCGGATGGAGAAAACCCCCGACGATGAGCTCTTCGACGCCCTCTTAGCAGAGGCGTTCGCCATCCACAGGGAGGACCTGGAGGGCAACTTGTTCATGGGCAGGGCGGGGGCGGAACTGCTTCCGAAAGAGTGCGCGATCCTCACCCACTGCAACGCGGGAGCACTGGCCACGGGCGGACACGGCACGGCTCTGGGGGTCATCCGCTCCGCCAGGGACACAGGGAAGAGGGTCAAGGTGTATGCGTGCGAGACGAGGCCCCTTCTCCAGGGGGCGAGGCTCACGGTATGGGAGCTGATGCAGGACGGAATCGACGTCACCCTGGTATGCGATTCGATGTCCGGAGCGTTGATGAGGGAGGGGCGGATCGACGCTGTGATAGTCGGCGCGGACAGGATAGCCGCCAACGGAGACACGGCTAACAAGATAGGCACCTGCACCCACGCCGTTCTCGCGCGCCATTTCGGGGTTCCCTTCTATGTAGCCGCTCCCCTGAGCACCTTCGACCCGTCCATAGCCTCGGGCGACGCCATCCCGATCGAGGAGCGGGACGAAGACGAGGTCCGGAGACTGCCCTCGGGCGGGCTTCTGCCGGACGACTACTCGATCTGGAACCCGGCTTTCGATGTCACGGACGCGTCGCTGATAAGCGCGATCATCACGGACAAGGGCGTCGTCAGGCCCCCCTTCGAGGAGGGCATAGCCTCGTTACTATCCCGACAGGAGGAATAG
- the xseA gene encoding exodeoxyribonuclease VII large subunit produces MAKTIPVDELTSRISSFFLKDPLMKSVGVLGEVSELKKHTSGHVYFTLLGVESRISCAMFRSFAIHIPKWPINGDEVIAEGSVSVYAPRGAYQLLVRRMVPVGKGAAERARLELMARLEAEGLFSPELKRPLPPYPEKVAVVTSATGAALRDVLAVASKRMPSCEIVLIPAVVQGYEAPESIVAALARTGLVRDLDCVLLVRGGGARDDLAPFDDERVVRAVGASAVPLVTGVGHEIDETLSDLAADHSSPTPSAAAELVFPDSRSLLRLLSHRSDSARSALELAFSRSQRSVDSLFSRASRAFAGYAADSESALRLYGTRLGASMERSLAESGNRLGECAASLDGLSPLKALGRGFIMCEKEGAPVLSAAELRERDELRLRFRDGEAEAEILSSTLSGSALPGDPADGEI; encoded by the coding sequence ATGGCGAAGACAATCCCGGTTGACGAGCTTACGTCGCGAATATCGTCCTTCTTTCTGAAGGACCCGCTGATGAAGTCGGTCGGAGTTCTCGGTGAGGTGAGCGAGCTTAAGAAGCACACGAGCGGGCACGTCTACTTCACTCTGCTGGGAGTGGAGAGCCGGATCTCCTGCGCCATGTTCAGGAGCTTCGCCATCCATATACCGAAGTGGCCTATTAACGGCGACGAGGTGATAGCAGAGGGATCTGTCTCTGTATATGCGCCCAGGGGCGCCTACCAGCTGCTGGTGAGGCGAATGGTCCCTGTCGGCAAGGGTGCCGCGGAGCGAGCCCGCCTGGAGCTTATGGCCAGGCTGGAGGCCGAGGGGCTTTTTTCGCCGGAGCTTAAGCGCCCCCTGCCACCGTACCCTGAAAAGGTAGCGGTGGTGACATCCGCGACGGGGGCGGCGCTGAGGGATGTGCTGGCGGTCGCGTCGAAGCGGATGCCCTCCTGCGAGATTGTCCTGATCCCGGCGGTCGTCCAGGGGTACGAGGCGCCAGAGTCGATAGTCGCCGCCCTCGCCCGGACGGGGCTGGTTCGGGATCTCGACTGCGTGCTGCTGGTGCGTGGAGGAGGAGCACGTGACGACCTTGCGCCCTTCGACGACGAGAGGGTGGTCAGGGCCGTCGGCGCGTCGGCCGTCCCATTGGTCACCGGGGTCGGGCACGAGATAGACGAGACCCTGTCGGACCTGGCGGCGGATCACAGTTCGCCCACCCCGTCGGCGGCGGCGGAGCTGGTCTTCCCGGACAGCCGATCGTTGCTTCGCCTCCTGTCTCACAGGTCCGACTCCGCCCGGTCTGCCCTCGAGCTGGCCTTTTCAAGGTCGCAGCGCTCGGTGGACTCGCTCTTCTCAAGGGCCTCAAGGGCGTTTGCAGGGTACGCGGCTGACTCGGAGTCGGCATTGAGGCTTTACGGGACCAGGCTGGGGGCGTCGATGGAGAGATCGCTCGCCGAGTCCGGAAACCGGCTGGGGGAATGCGCGGCCTCCCTCGACGGGCTCTCCCCCTTGAAGGCCCTGGGCAGAGGTTTTATCATGTGCGAGAAGGAGGGCGCACCCGTGCTGAGCGCCGCGGAGCTTCGCGAGAGGGACGAGCTGCGGCTGCGCTTCAGGGATGGCGAGGCGGAGGCGGAGATTCTCTCTTCGACCTTGTCCGGGAGCGCCCTCCCGGGCGACCCGGCGGATGGAGAAATATGA
- the nusB gene encoding transcription antitermination factor NusB: MSRGFLPQKRHRSREMALQLLYSLDLRENQTPEQAFELYFSNDDEEVEGYARMLTAGAWEKRMEIDSIIREFVTGWRPERMVAVDRAALRMCIYECLIVKAAPVPVAISEAVELVKVFGTEESGRFVNGALGRIVRNYDHEGEHDGEDNPG; encoded by the coding sequence TTGAGCCGCGGGTTTTTACCTCAGAAGCGTCATCGATCACGCGAGATGGCGCTTCAGTTGTTGTATTCCCTCGACCTCCGTGAGAACCAGACTCCCGAACAGGCCTTCGAGCTCTATTTCTCAAACGATGACGAAGAGGTGGAGGGGTACGCGCGAATGCTGACGGCCGGCGCGTGGGAGAAACGCATGGAGATCGACTCGATCATCCGCGAGTTTGTGACGGGTTGGCGGCCAGAGCGAATGGTCGCAGTGGACCGAGCCGCGCTGCGGATGTGCATCTACGAGTGTTTGATCGTGAAGGCCGCGCCGGTGCCAGTGGCGATATCCGAGGCTGTCGAGCTCGTCAAGGTCTTCGGGACCGAGGAGTCCGGCAGGTTCGTCAATGGAGCGCTTGGCAGGATCGTCCGGAATTATGACCACGAGGGAGAGCACGATGGCGAAGACAATCCCGGTTGA
- a CDS encoding Asp23/Gls24 family envelope stress response protein: MDDLNKNLESDAFDDDYESEGVFEETVDFEAPSEESVTGLVHISEDVLSELAKKTLASIDGVQPASPGIASKLGIGRKSSEGVRVVLEDGAHPTASVDVYIMVKFGIRIPDMAWDVQEQIKKNIEEYTGYKVKAVNVNVQGIYFKERPVQVEGASEEERNDDRQSEEEASEPERSTQP, from the coding sequence ATGGATGATCTGAACAAGAACCTGGAATCGGACGCTTTCGATGATGATTATGAATCCGAAGGGGTCTTCGAAGAAACGGTCGATTTCGAGGCGCCTTCCGAGGAGAGCGTCACGGGACTGGTTCATATTAGCGAGGATGTGCTGTCCGAGCTTGCGAAGAAGACTCTTGCCTCGATCGACGGGGTACAGCCGGCAAGTCCCGGCATAGCATCGAAGCTGGGGATCGGCAGAAAGTCAAGCGAGGGAGTGAGGGTCGTGCTGGAGGACGGCGCGCACCCGACCGCGAGCGTGGACGTCTATATCATGGTGAAGTTCGGCATCCGCATCCCGGACATGGCATGGGACGTCCAGGAGCAGATCAAGAAGAATATCGAGGAGTACACCGGGTACAAGGTCAAGGCGGTAAATGTGAACGTTCAGGGCATATACTTCAAGGAGCGGCCCGTGCAGGTCGAGGGCGCATCCGAGGAGGAGAGAAACGACGACAGGCAGTCGGAGGAGGAGGCGTCCGAGCCGGAACGCTCCACTCAGCCCTGA
- the efp gene encoding elongation factor P: MAQIVDTSDFYSGMKIMWQDGIWEVVDYQHHKMGRGGATIRTKLKNLDTGSIVENSFRSGERFERVVFDDKPAQYSYRDGEDYVFMDLATYEQLHISADILGDVVNYLVDDMEVQIEFHEGRIMGIEMPKSVELEVTDTPPSFKGDTVSGGGKPATLQTGLTVTVPIFINVGDTVVVDTRTGTYLERAKK; this comes from the coding sequence ATGGCGCAGATTGTGGATACTTCGGACTTCTACTCAGGGATGAAGATCATGTGGCAGGACGGGATCTGGGAGGTCGTCGACTATCAGCATCATAAGATGGGGCGAGGGGGTGCTACGATCAGGACCAAGCTGAAGAACCTGGATACCGGCTCGATAGTGGAGAACTCCTTCCGCTCCGGCGAGAGGTTCGAGAGGGTGGTCTTCGACGACAAACCGGCGCAGTACAGCTACAGGGATGGGGAGGACTACGTCTTCATGGATCTCGCCACCTACGAGCAGCTCCATATATCGGCGGACATCCTGGGAGACGTCGTGAACTACCTGGTCGACGACATGGAGGTCCAGATAGAGTTCCACGAGGGGCGCATCATGGGAATAGAGATGCCGAAGAGCGTTGAACTCGAGGTGACGGACACACCTCCCAGCTTCAAGGGGGACACGGTTTCGGGCGGTGGAAAACCGGCGACCCTTCAGACGGGCCTGACGGTGACCGTACCGATTTTTATAAATGTCGGCGATACAGTGGTCGTCGATACGCGCACGGGGACATACCTGGAACGGGCGAAAAAATAA
- a CDS encoding secretion protein, with the protein MRRSLRVAVVPCILVFLLFACLVPGISDAAEGPTEEQLKLLPPIGGLTVQQLGSHEVLLLLTGGGLPRPEITERTSDRITFVARPAYLASGQWGRQYDYPLVQGVQAEQVKDSVVFTIRTNSPLELKNIEGVAPANRFALRFESTGHAAREREQPALYEPKPAPPTNYNDPFTRTTPVTFDLRDVELRDVFRMLGDYVGMNIVADPSVPNTLVTMSLKDVPLNEALGYIMRMYDMGYAIIGRTIIVGSPDNIAKTTGKQSTRAFKVAYADVKAAGGLVQSLAGVSNIVMDERLRTIYVTSSPERFHEVERVLQQVDHPGRQVMLQARIIEVTDSGRDELETLIDAVYSQWWLNYSSGGLGLGYLYTDDPDNYKPGENRPAPGVDDGLENIAKGDLTKMLDFGLNAIISTNKGKVLADPSIITLDGKKATIKLVENYPYISERDQAGNPTWSEKEVGPILEFTPTVGRDMVVTVELKIQTGEIIGTYKGQAGEEFPQTSNREVTTMIRVRDGEPFVVGGLHKDVKRSERGRIPVLSDIPLLGELFKYRRDTRDKSEVAMIVIPYILTTPDGPVEQFTLK; encoded by the coding sequence ATGAGGAGATCGTTGAGAGTCGCCGTTGTTCCATGTATCCTCGTTTTTCTTCTTTTCGCCTGTCTTGTGCCGGGCATATCCGACGCCGCCGAGGGGCCGACGGAGGAGCAGCTAAAGCTGCTGCCGCCGATCGGCGGCCTGACGGTTCAACAGCTGGGGTCGCACGAGGTCCTGCTCCTTCTTACGGGAGGGGGACTGCCCCGCCCGGAGATCACCGAGCGAACGAGCGATAGGATTACTTTCGTCGCGAGGCCCGCCTATCTCGCCTCGGGGCAGTGGGGCAGGCAGTACGACTACCCGCTGGTGCAGGGCGTTCAGGCGGAGCAGGTGAAGGACTCGGTCGTGTTCACGATCAGGACGAACAGCCCCCTGGAGCTGAAGAACATCGAGGGAGTCGCCCCGGCGAACAGGTTCGCCTTGCGTTTCGAGTCGACCGGGCATGCGGCGCGCGAGAGGGAGCAGCCGGCTCTCTACGAGCCGAAGCCCGCACCGCCGACCAACTACAACGATCCCTTCACTCGCACGACGCCGGTCACCTTCGACCTTCGCGACGTAGAGCTGAGAGACGTTTTCAGGATGCTGGGCGACTACGTGGGTATGAACATAGTCGCGGATCCTTCGGTGCCGAACACACTTGTCACGATGTCGCTGAAGGACGTGCCCCTCAACGAGGCCCTGGGCTACATCATGCGGATGTACGACATGGGGTACGCGATCATCGGCAGGACGATAATAGTCGGCTCGCCGGACAACATCGCGAAGACGACGGGGAAGCAGTCGACGAGGGCCTTCAAGGTCGCCTACGCCGACGTCAAGGCGGCGGGGGGCCTGGTCCAGAGTTTGGCAGGCGTCTCGAACATCGTGATGGACGAGAGGCTGCGCACGATCTACGTCACAAGCTCGCCGGAGCGGTTTCACGAGGTGGAGAGGGTGCTTCAGCAGGTGGACCATCCGGGGCGCCAGGTGATGCTCCAGGCCCGGATCATAGAGGTGACGGACTCCGGCCGAGACGAGCTTGAGACCCTTATCGACGCTGTGTACAGCCAGTGGTGGCTGAACTACAGCTCGGGAGGGCTTGGGCTCGGCTACCTATACACGGACGACCCGGACAACTACAAGCCGGGGGAGAACCGACCCGCGCCCGGCGTGGACGACGGGCTTGAGAACATAGCGAAGGGCGACCTGACGAAGATGCTGGACTTCGGCCTGAACGCCATCATATCCACGAACAAGGGCAAGGTCCTGGCCGACCCTTCGATCATCACGCTGGACGGCAAGAAGGCGACGATTAAACTGGTGGAGAACTACCCGTACATCTCCGAGCGCGACCAGGCGGGGAACCCGACATGGAGCGAGAAGGAGGTAGGGCCGATCCTGGAGTTCACCCCAACGGTCGGCAGGGATATGGTCGTCACGGTGGAGCTGAAGATTCAGACCGGGGAGATAATCGGCACCTACAAGGGTCAGGCGGGCGAGGAGTTCCCCCAGACGTCGAACCGGGAGGTGACGACGATGATCCGCGTCAGGGACGGAGAGCCATTCGTCGTCGGAGGCCTTCACAAGGACGTCAAGAGGTCGGAGCGAGGCAGGATTCCGGTGCTGAGCGACATCCCTCTCCTGGGAGAGCTCTTCAAGTACAGGAGGGACACGCGCGACAAGTCCGAGGTGGCGATGATCGTGATCCCGTATATCCTGACCACGCCGGACGGCCCGGTGGAGCAGTTCACTCTGAAATAG